In Xyrauchen texanus isolate HMW12.3.18 chromosome 23, RBS_HiC_50CHRs, whole genome shotgun sequence, a genomic segment contains:
- the LOC127663373 gene encoding MORC family CW-type zinc finger protein 3-like isoform X2, with the protein MMARLSEHGIRLSSMSPSYLESNSTSHTWPFSAVAELIDNASDPGVTAKNIWIDVVSVRDQLCLSFMDNGSGMTPNKLHKMLSFGFTEKGSGKSSHQPIGVYGNGFKSGSMRLGRDALIFTKNGGCQSVGMLSQSFLQAIKAQAVIVPIAPFNQQTKALVVTEDSEASLRAILTHSLFQSVSELQEQLDSIQGKKGTKILIWNIRRNKDGKPEFDFDTDAEDIRLPEIRSEEAHGKLRRDYYKHRRDNHVPEMEYSLRAYLSILYLKPRIQIILRQKKVQTKLVAKSLSMIENDVYKPHFINERVKITFGFNLKNKEHFGIMMYHKNRLIKAYEKVGCQIKSSGQRSGVGVIGVIECNFLKPAHNKQDFEYTKEYRLTLSALGLKLNDYWREKKEKKAKERAFQAFERKNKEGDTEEEEEEEEEEEEEEEEEEEEIDVSWIQCEECLKWRGVATHLFAGKVPDPFRCSMHPIARLRSCLLPEDTEENADVTPSYEKTIKKQENASVKRRGRSLEMSKSPARPLCRGLSDPASETKQDEVAVTMAIDTPATDDDGVKVATTEEEESSPSPRKRRKETCPHVEKAKKSANGAGTPELPLEGDTEKTHKLHEPETNSTTTPPGDSVAQEYIIQPEASVLESPVESQISQGPSQPKDQPRIPLHPLSPHTSMTMAQTVVVTPLSRTGFQPVSPLPTDGSDRTALTHRLAQLEREAKRLKRILGVREPVTEVALVTEGEGAGPSDATTNEERLAQNGDSVSCDQNAERSTPVPNESMGEELSVCQKSEEQANRPPLQESSTPPVQTSPKDELYWSKTLAKLQSENQALAEDLNKLKTERDQLLIQQRETERDAHERRDQSTNTPSNTYNSVSLERLRSIRKNVVALLSSILPNLDMQGISYDTIDVDSILQQIIQANNL; encoded by the exons ATAATGCGTCTGACCCTGGCGTAACAGCCAAGAACATTTGGATAGATGTGGTTTCGGTCAGAGACCAGTTGTGTCTCAGTTTTATGGACAACGGCAGCGGTATGACGCCTAACAAGCTTCACAAAATGCTCAG TTTTGGGTTCACAGAAAAGGGTTCTGGTAAAAGCAGTCATCAGCCCATCGGCGTGTACGGTAACGGGTTTAAGTCGGGTTCGATGCGTCTAGGTCGTGACGCTCTGATCTTCACCAAGAACGGTGGCTGTCAGAGCGTCGGTATGCTGTCTCAAAGCTTCCTGCAGGCCATCAAAGCTCAAGCTGTGATCGTGCCCATCGCCCCATTCAACCAACAGACCA AGGCTCTCGTGGTTACAGAAGATTCAGAGGCGAGTTTGAGAGCCATCCTGACACATTCTCTCTTTCAGAGTGTATCTGAGTTACAGGAGCAGCTGGACTCCATACAGGGCAAGAAAGGCACCAAGATCCTCATCTGGAACATTCGCAG AAATAAAGATGGAAAGCCGGAGTTTGATTTTGACACAGATGCTGAGGACATCCGTCTGCCAGAGATCCGATCAGAGGAGGCTCACGGAAAACTGAGGAGAGATTATTACAAACATCGCAGAGACAATCATGTTCCTGAGATGGAGTATTCTCTCCGA GCTTATCTCAGTATCCTGTACCTGAAGCCCAGGATTCAAATCATTCTGCGACAGAAGAAAGTTCAGACTAAACTGGTCGCTAAGAGTCTGTCCATGATTGAGAACGACGTCTATAAACCTCATTTCATC AACGAGCGAGTGAAAATCACGTTTGGATTCAACCTGAAAAACAAGGAGCACTTTGGCATCATGATGTACCACAAAAACAGACTCATAAAGGCTTATGAGAAAGTCGGCTGTCAAATTAAG TCATCAGGTCAAAGGTCAGGGGTCGGGGTCATTGGAGTGATTGAGTGCAACTTCCTGAAGCCTGCTCATAACAAGCAGGATTTTGAGTACACCAAAGAGTACAG ACTGACTCTATCCGCACTTGGTCTCAAACTAAACGACTACTGGCGTgaaaagaaggaaaagaaagCAAAAGAGAGAGCGTTTCAGGCCTTTGAGAGAAAAAACAAGGAGGGTGAcactgaggaagaggaggaagaagaagaagaagaagaagaggaggaggaagaagaagaggaggaaat TGACGTGTCATGGATTCAATGTGAAGAGTGTTTGAAATGGAGAGGAGTCGCCACACACCTGTTCGCTGGAAAGGTACCCGATCCGTTCAGGTGCAGCATGCATCCAATAGCACGCTTACG GAGCTGTTTGTTGCCAGAGGACACAGAAGAGAACGCTGATGTCACACCCAGCTATGAAAAAACGATCAAAAAACA ggaaaACGCCTCCGTTAAGAGAAGAGGAAGATCCTTGGag atgagtaAAAGCCCAGCGCGTCCGCTTTGTAGAGGACTATCTGATCCTGCATCAGAGACCAAACAGGATGAAGTCGCGGTTACCATGGCGATAGATACACCGGCTACAGATGATGATGGAGTCAAAGTTGCCACCACTGAAGAGGAAGAGTCCTCACCCTCTCCGAG AAAAAGAAGAAAGGAAACATGTCCACATGTGGAAAAGGCCAAAAAGTCGGCAAATGGTGCTGGAACTCCAGAACTCCCCCTTGAGGGAGACACAGAGAAAACACACAAACTGCATGAACCGGAAACAAATAGCACCACAACGCCACCTGGAGATTCGGTGGCCCAGGAGTATATTATTCAGCCAGAGGCCTCAGTACTTGAGAGTCCCGTGGAGTCGCAGATTTCCCAGGGGCCATCGCAGCCTAAAGATCAGCCCAGAATCCCCCTTCACCCTCTCTCGCCCCACACCTCCATGACCATGGCTCAGACCGTTGTCGTCACCCCTCTGAGCCGCACAGGATTTCAGCCCGTTTCACCATTGCCGACGGATGGCTCGGACCGCACGGCTCTGACACACAGACTCGCTCAACTCGAGCGGGAAGCCAAGCGCTTAAAAAGAATCCTAGGTGTCCGTGAGCCGGTGACGGAGGTTGCCTTGGTAACGGAGGGAGAAGGGGCCGGGCCATCTGATGCCACCACAAACGAGGAGCGACTTGCGCAGAATGGCGATTCGGTGTCATGTGATCAAAATGCAGAAAGATCGACCCCCGTGCCAAATGAGTCTATGGGGGAGGAGCTCTCAGTTTGTCAG AAATCAGAGGAGCAGGCAAACAGGCCCCCTCTGCAGGAAAGCAGTACTCCACCTGTCCAAACGAGTCCTAAAGACGAGCTCTACTGGAGTAAGACGTTAGCGAAACTCCAGAGTGAGAACCAGGCGTTAGCAGAAGATCTGAACAAGCTGAAAACTGAGAGAGACCAACTACTGATCCAACagagagaaactgagagagatgCACATGAGAGGAGAGACCAGAGCACCAACACACCCAGTAACACTtataacag TGTCTCATTGGAAAGGTTGCGATCCATCCGTAAGAATGTGGTTGCATTGCTGTCCTCTATCCTGCCAAACCTGGATATGCAGGGCATCAGCTATGACACCATTGACGTTGACAGCATCCTACAACAGATCATCCAAGCCAATAACCTCTGA
- the LOC127663373 gene encoding MORC family CW-type zinc finger protein 3-like isoform X1: protein MMARLSEHGIRLSSMSPSYLESNSTSHTWPFSAVAELIDNASDPGVTAKNIWIDVVSVRDQLCLSFMDNGSGMTPNKLHKMLSFGFTEKGSGKSSHQPIGVYGNGFKSGSMRLGRDALIFTKNGGCQSVGMLSQSFLQAIKAQAVIVPIAPFNQQTKALVVTEDSEASLRAILTHSLFQSVSELQEQLDSIQGKKGTKILIWNIRRNKDGKPEFDFDTDAEDIRLPEIRSEEAHGKLRRDYYKHRRDNHVPEMEYSLRAYLSILYLKPRIQIILRQKKVQTKLVAKSLSMIENDVYKPHFINERVKITFGFNLKNKEHFGIMMYHKNRLIKAYEKVGCQIKSSGQRSGVGVIGVIECNFLKPAHNKQDFEYTKEYRLTLSALGLKLNDYWREKKEKKAKERAFQAFERKNKEGDTEEEEEEEEEEEEEEEEEEEEIDVSWIQCEECLKWRGVATHLFAGKVPDPFRCSMHPIARLRSCLLPEDTEENADVTPSYEKTIKKQENASVKRRGRSLEMSKSPARPLCRGLSDPASETKQDEVAVTMAIDTPATDDDGVKVATTEEEESSPSPRKRRKETCPHVEKAKKSANGAGTPELPLEGDTEKTHKLHEPETNSTTTPPGDSVAQEYIIQPEASVLESPVESQISQGPSQPKDQPRIPLHPLSPHTSMTMAQTVVVTPLSRTGFQPVSPLPTDGSDRTALTHRLAQLEREAKRLKRILGVREPVTEVALVTEGEGAGPSDATTNEERLAQNGDSVSCDQNAERSTPVPNESMGEELSVCQKSEEQANRPPLQESSTPPVQTSPKDELYWSKTLAKLQSENQALAEDLNKLKTERDQLLIQQRETERDAHERRDQSTNTPSNTYNSSVSLERLRSIRKNVVALLSSILPNLDMQGISYDTIDVDSILQQIIQANNL, encoded by the exons ATAATGCGTCTGACCCTGGCGTAACAGCCAAGAACATTTGGATAGATGTGGTTTCGGTCAGAGACCAGTTGTGTCTCAGTTTTATGGACAACGGCAGCGGTATGACGCCTAACAAGCTTCACAAAATGCTCAG TTTTGGGTTCACAGAAAAGGGTTCTGGTAAAAGCAGTCATCAGCCCATCGGCGTGTACGGTAACGGGTTTAAGTCGGGTTCGATGCGTCTAGGTCGTGACGCTCTGATCTTCACCAAGAACGGTGGCTGTCAGAGCGTCGGTATGCTGTCTCAAAGCTTCCTGCAGGCCATCAAAGCTCAAGCTGTGATCGTGCCCATCGCCCCATTCAACCAACAGACCA AGGCTCTCGTGGTTACAGAAGATTCAGAGGCGAGTTTGAGAGCCATCCTGACACATTCTCTCTTTCAGAGTGTATCTGAGTTACAGGAGCAGCTGGACTCCATACAGGGCAAGAAAGGCACCAAGATCCTCATCTGGAACATTCGCAG AAATAAAGATGGAAAGCCGGAGTTTGATTTTGACACAGATGCTGAGGACATCCGTCTGCCAGAGATCCGATCAGAGGAGGCTCACGGAAAACTGAGGAGAGATTATTACAAACATCGCAGAGACAATCATGTTCCTGAGATGGAGTATTCTCTCCGA GCTTATCTCAGTATCCTGTACCTGAAGCCCAGGATTCAAATCATTCTGCGACAGAAGAAAGTTCAGACTAAACTGGTCGCTAAGAGTCTGTCCATGATTGAGAACGACGTCTATAAACCTCATTTCATC AACGAGCGAGTGAAAATCACGTTTGGATTCAACCTGAAAAACAAGGAGCACTTTGGCATCATGATGTACCACAAAAACAGACTCATAAAGGCTTATGAGAAAGTCGGCTGTCAAATTAAG TCATCAGGTCAAAGGTCAGGGGTCGGGGTCATTGGAGTGATTGAGTGCAACTTCCTGAAGCCTGCTCATAACAAGCAGGATTTTGAGTACACCAAAGAGTACAG ACTGACTCTATCCGCACTTGGTCTCAAACTAAACGACTACTGGCGTgaaaagaaggaaaagaaagCAAAAGAGAGAGCGTTTCAGGCCTTTGAGAGAAAAAACAAGGAGGGTGAcactgaggaagaggaggaagaagaagaagaagaagaagaggaggaggaagaagaagaggaggaaat TGACGTGTCATGGATTCAATGTGAAGAGTGTTTGAAATGGAGAGGAGTCGCCACACACCTGTTCGCTGGAAAGGTACCCGATCCGTTCAGGTGCAGCATGCATCCAATAGCACGCTTACG GAGCTGTTTGTTGCCAGAGGACACAGAAGAGAACGCTGATGTCACACCCAGCTATGAAAAAACGATCAAAAAACA ggaaaACGCCTCCGTTAAGAGAAGAGGAAGATCCTTGGag atgagtaAAAGCCCAGCGCGTCCGCTTTGTAGAGGACTATCTGATCCTGCATCAGAGACCAAACAGGATGAAGTCGCGGTTACCATGGCGATAGATACACCGGCTACAGATGATGATGGAGTCAAAGTTGCCACCACTGAAGAGGAAGAGTCCTCACCCTCTCCGAG AAAAAGAAGAAAGGAAACATGTCCACATGTGGAAAAGGCCAAAAAGTCGGCAAATGGTGCTGGAACTCCAGAACTCCCCCTTGAGGGAGACACAGAGAAAACACACAAACTGCATGAACCGGAAACAAATAGCACCACAACGCCACCTGGAGATTCGGTGGCCCAGGAGTATATTATTCAGCCAGAGGCCTCAGTACTTGAGAGTCCCGTGGAGTCGCAGATTTCCCAGGGGCCATCGCAGCCTAAAGATCAGCCCAGAATCCCCCTTCACCCTCTCTCGCCCCACACCTCCATGACCATGGCTCAGACCGTTGTCGTCACCCCTCTGAGCCGCACAGGATTTCAGCCCGTTTCACCATTGCCGACGGATGGCTCGGACCGCACGGCTCTGACACACAGACTCGCTCAACTCGAGCGGGAAGCCAAGCGCTTAAAAAGAATCCTAGGTGTCCGTGAGCCGGTGACGGAGGTTGCCTTGGTAACGGAGGGAGAAGGGGCCGGGCCATCTGATGCCACCACAAACGAGGAGCGACTTGCGCAGAATGGCGATTCGGTGTCATGTGATCAAAATGCAGAAAGATCGACCCCCGTGCCAAATGAGTCTATGGGGGAGGAGCTCTCAGTTTGTCAG AAATCAGAGGAGCAGGCAAACAGGCCCCCTCTGCAGGAAAGCAGTACTCCACCTGTCCAAACGAGTCCTAAAGACGAGCTCTACTGGAGTAAGACGTTAGCGAAACTCCAGAGTGAGAACCAGGCGTTAGCAGAAGATCTGAACAAGCTGAAAACTGAGAGAGACCAACTACTGATCCAACagagagaaactgagagagatgCACATGAGAGGAGAGACCAGAGCACCAACACACCCAGTAACACTtataacag CAGTGTCTCATTGGAAAGGTTGCGATCCATCCGTAAGAATGTGGTTGCATTGCTGTCCTCTATCCTGCCAAACCTGGATATGCAGGGCATCAGCTATGACACCATTGACGTTGACAGCATCCTACAACAGATCATCCAAGCCAATAACCTCTGA